One Danio aesculapii chromosome 13, fDanAes4.1, whole genome shotgun sequence DNA window includes the following coding sequences:
- the plaua gene encoding plasminogen activator, urokinase a: MKCILRGFLLTCVLCLTEAIIGEMDERWKSSSTSVNGECILDRDENKYTGKVSVTVNGRICVSWNSLQGSRYSAFKNCYHNYCRNPDDRTQPWCVVKKRNRYVREYCDISREAIKPAIRLPTPEPIKQDTELTCGERRLDRHSKIIGGSRSTVESQPWMAAIFKGDGFICGGTLIAPCWVLTAAHCFPTGKRTQINRYSVVLGKNAINETDQDKEQKFTVSRLVIHKDFDYSTENYTHDIALLKIEDYNGRCAVKTKTVRTACLPPFQQMLPVGFYCEIAGYGRYQKGNFEFSRYLKQTQVKLISQNVCQRTYYNKDEVNENMLCANGRDWKADACQGDSGGPLVCEVNNTMFIFGIISWGKECAEKNNPGVYTKVSNYNQWISQHTGLPRYTAGFRYPQKD, encoded by the exons ATGAAGTGTATACTGCGGGGTTTTCTGCTCACATGTGTCCTGTGCTTGACTGAAGCA ATTATAGGAGAGATGGATGAAAGGTGGAAATCTTCTTCAACTTCTGTAAATG GCGAGTGCATACTTGACAGAGATGAGAACAAATACACAGGAAAAGTGTCAGTGACTGTCAATGGACGGATTTGTGTATCATGGAATTCCCTCCAAGGCTCACGATACTCTGCCTTCAAAAACTGCTATCATAACTACTGcag GAATCCAGATGACAGGACTCAGCCATGGTGCGTTGTAAAGAAAAGAAACCGTTATGTACGGGAATACTGTGACATTTCTCGGGAGGCAATAAAGCCAG CCATACGTCTACCAACACCCGAGCCAATAAAGCAGGACACAG AGTTAACATGTGGGGAGCGCCGCTTGGACCGCCATTCAAAGATAATAGGAGGATCAAGGTCAACTGTTGAGTCACAGCCTTGGATGGCAGCTATCTTTAAAGGAGATGGGTTTATTTGTGGAGGAACCCTCATCGCTCCATGCTGGGTTCTCACTGCAGCCCACTGCTTCCCTACTGG TAAGAGAACACAAATAAACAGATACTCTGTGGTTTTGGGAAAGAATGCCATCAATGAAACCGACCAAGACAAGGAGCAGAAATTCACAGTGAGCCGACTTGTCATCCACAAGGACTTTGACTACTCAACTGAAAACTACACTCACGacattg CTCTGTTGAAGATAGAGGACTACAATGGACGATGCGCAGTAAAGACAAAGACTGTAAGGACCGCGTGTCTTCCTCCTTTCCAGCAAATGCTTCCTGTTGGATTCTACTGTGAGATCGCTGGTTACGGAAGATATCAAAAGG GTAACTTTGAGTTCTCTCGATATCTGAAGCAGACTCAAGTGAAGCTTATTTCCCAGAATGTTTGCCAGAGAACGTATTACAATAAGGACGAGGTCAATGAAAATATGCTGTGCGCAAATGGTAGAGACTGGAAAGCAGATGCTTGCCAG ggTGACTCAGGAGGGCCCCTGGTGTGTGAAGTAAATAACACCATGTTTATATTTGGCATCATTAGCTGGGGAAAAGAGTGTGCAGAAAAAAATAACCCAGGTGTTTATACAAAAGTCAGCAACTACAATCAGTGGATCTCACAGCATACTGGTTTGCCCAGATATACAGCAGGCTTCAGGTATCCACAAAAGGACTAA